A stretch of the Pirellulales bacterium genome encodes the following:
- the rplM gene encoding 50S ribosomal protein L13: MAVKTNKSYMAKPGEVEQNWWLVDANDKIVGRLASDIAMRLMGKHRPEYTPHVDTGDFVVVINADKIRFTGNKWNQKRYTWTTYYPGLRQETAGDRFAKKPELIIQEAVRRMLPKNKLATKMLSKLKVYAGDQHPHQAQNPQPAELGVKGARVRKTGATA; the protein is encoded by the coding sequence ATGGCTGTCAAAACGAACAAGAGCTACATGGCCAAGCCCGGCGAGGTCGAGCAAAACTGGTGGCTCGTCGACGCCAACGACAAGATCGTGGGCCGCCTGGCCAGCGATATCGCCATGCGGCTGATGGGCAAGCATCGCCCCGAATACACCCCGCACGTCGACACCGGCGACTTTGTCGTTGTCATCAACGCCGACAAGATCCGCTTCACCGGCAACAAGTGGAACCAAAAGCGCTACACCTGGACCACCTACTATCCGGGACTGCGCCAAGAGACCGCCGGCGACCGCTTCGCCAAAAAGCCGGAACTGATTATCCAGGAAGCGGTTCGCCGCATGCTCCCCAAGAACAAGCTGGCGACCAAGATGCTGAGCAAGCTCAAGGTGTACGCCGGCGACCAGCACCCGCATCAGGCGCAAAATCCGCAGCCCGCAGAGTTGGGCGTCAAAGGCGCGCGGGTTCGCAAGACCGGCGCCACCGCCTGA
- the rpsI gene encoding 30S ribosomal protein S9, with protein MSTATSAKTPAKASADSLGTGRRKTSVARVRLRPGSGAIIINERALDNYFQNERDRADVMAPLEETGQQGKVDVSVKVHGGGIASQAGAIKLGIARALIALNPENQPALRDKQLLTRDGRMKERKKYGLRGARRGTQFSKR; from the coding sequence ATGAGCACCGCCACTTCGGCCAAAACGCCCGCCAAAGCCTCCGCCGACAGCCTCGGCACCGGGCGTCGCAAGACCTCCGTCGCCCGCGTCCGCCTGCGACCGGGCAGTGGCGCCATCATCATCAACGAGCGCGCCCTGGACAATTACTTCCAAAACGAGCGTGACCGCGCCGACGTTATGGCCCCGCTGGAAGAGACTGGCCAGCAGGGCAAGGTGGATGTGTCGGTCAAGGTGCATGGCGGCGGCATCGCCTCGCAGGCCGGCGCCATCAAGCTGGGCATCGCCCGCGCCCTGATCGCGCTGAACCCCGAAAATCAGCCCGCCCTGCGCGACAAGCAATTGCTCACCCGCGACGGACGCATGAAAGAACGCAAGAAGTACGGACTCCGCGGCGCCCGCCGCGGCACGCAGTTCTCGAAGCGTTAA
- a CDS encoding tetratricopeptide repeat protein: MIVSLPRWVLWVVPLCVALSVAGELVAAPISSETVLAQPKGKKYPEVDAAVAKFTSGNLQEARQEFEVARMRHPELSSAEVMLARLFFATGRVANGRVELEQALAKAPDDAEAYDLLGNLALADRRYTEAGMLYDKVAALAAALDDKSPRKSELALRAEAGLATVAESRKNWVEAQKHLTAWIALDAKDYRPRVRMGQALFQADKSQEAYQEFQAAAKLSDQAPTPEIMMGRLYQQKEDKTKAAEWMKLALERAPQDPEVQVGLAEWNWEQGQLDAAKLHADEALKLKPDMIEAKVIRGLVARFQKDYLEAEKQFQSAHLLSPANFTAANQLALVLAEQDDEGKLRRARELGELNVRQYPNNTEAAAALAGIYFKVGRTDDAAQLLQAVANAGAMSGDAAYVMGQILAARNNKEEAMRLLRAALDARGPFANREAAQALYDKLSKKS; encoded by the coding sequence ATGATCGTATCGCTGCCGCGCTGGGTGTTGTGGGTTGTGCCGCTATGCGTCGCGCTGTCAGTGGCCGGCGAACTGGTAGCCGCGCCGATCTCGTCGGAAACGGTGTTGGCGCAGCCCAAAGGCAAGAAGTATCCGGAGGTCGACGCCGCGGTGGCGAAGTTCACGTCGGGCAATCTGCAGGAGGCGCGTCAGGAATTTGAAGTCGCGCGGATGCGACATCCCGAGCTGTCGTCGGCTGAGGTGATGTTGGCGCGGTTGTTCTTCGCTACGGGGCGCGTGGCGAACGGGCGCGTGGAATTGGAGCAAGCGCTCGCCAAGGCGCCGGACGACGCTGAGGCGTACGACCTGTTGGGCAACTTGGCGCTGGCGGACCGGCGGTACACCGAGGCGGGCATGCTCTACGACAAAGTGGCCGCGCTGGCCGCGGCGCTGGACGACAAGTCGCCGCGCAAGAGCGAATTGGCGCTGCGCGCCGAGGCGGGCTTGGCCACCGTGGCGGAGTCGCGCAAGAACTGGGTTGAGGCGCAAAAGCACCTGACGGCATGGATCGCGCTCGACGCCAAGGATTATCGGCCGCGCGTGCGGATGGGACAGGCGCTGTTCCAAGCCGACAAATCGCAGGAGGCGTATCAGGAGTTTCAGGCAGCGGCGAAGTTGAGCGATCAGGCGCCGACGCCGGAGATCATGATGGGCCGGCTGTATCAGCAAAAAGAAGACAAGACCAAGGCGGCGGAATGGATGAAACTGGCGCTGGAACGGGCGCCACAAGATCCCGAGGTGCAGGTCGGTTTGGCGGAGTGGAACTGGGAGCAGGGCCAGCTTGATGCGGCCAAATTACACGCCGACGAAGCCTTGAAGCTCAAGCCCGACATGATCGAAGCCAAGGTGATTCGCGGGCTGGTGGCGCGCTTTCAAAAGGACTATCTCGAAGCGGAGAAGCAGTTTCAGTCGGCGCACCTGTTGTCGCCGGCCAACTTTACGGCGGCAAATCAGTTGGCGCTGGTGCTGGCGGAGCAGGACGACGAGGGCAAGCTGCGCCGCGCTCGCGAGTTGGGCGAGTTGAACGTGAGGCAATATCCCAACAATACCGAGGCGGCGGCCGCTTTGGCGGGCATCTATTTCAAGGTGGGACGTACCGACGACGCCGCGCAACTGTTGCAGGCGGTGGCCAATGCGGGGGCCATGAGTGGTGACGCGGCCTACGTCATGGGGCAGATTTTGGCGGCCCGCAACAACAAAGAAGAAGCGATGCGGCTATTGCGCGCGGCGCTCGACGCGCGGGGCCCGTTCGCCAATCGCGAGGCGGCGCAAGCGCTCTACGACAAGCTGAGCAAGAAGTCGTAG
- a CDS encoding DoxX family protein: protein MSDRGQRDLTIVHPAIGMVGRVLFTLIFFASGITHFTDLAGYVSLMPAAIPGRAFWVIVSGIVELCGAAMILCNWRPRLGGWLIVLFLVPVTIVVHGAGIVNTEDARMAQIQTSFFLKGMTMTGAALLITQLGVRRE, encoded by the coding sequence ATGAGCGACCGCGGACAGCGCGACCTGACGATCGTTCATCCGGCCATCGGCATGGTCGGGCGGGTGCTGTTCACGCTGATTTTCTTCGCCTCGGGTATCACCCATTTCACCGATTTGGCGGGCTATGTGTCGCTGATGCCGGCGGCGATCCCCGGCCGGGCCTTTTGGGTGATTGTGTCGGGCATCGTGGAACTGTGCGGCGCGGCGATGATTTTGTGCAATTGGCGGCCGCGCTTGGGCGGCTGGCTGATTGTGCTGTTTCTTGTGCCGGTGACGATCGTGGTTCACGGCGCCGGGATCGTGAATACCGAGGACGCGCGGATGGCGCAGATACAGACGTCGTTCTTCTTGAAGGGCATGACGATGACCGGCGCGGCGCTACTGATCACGCAGTTGGGAGTGCGGCGAGAGTAA